GATGCAGCATGACTTGAGTCTCTTGACTATATCATGAACGCCGTGGTATCGCGGGAAGTCATGAGAGTGGTACACCTGACAAACTACCTTGGCCTCATCTTCGGCGTGGTGGAGTGCCTGCTGACCCGGTGGCCTCGGTGCGGAAACTATGAGGGCCTTTTGCGACCGCAGTGTGCCAGCTAGGTGGTCACGACGCTGTTGTCTGGTACGGATGAGAACGTTGACGCACAGGCTGTACGAGGACACAACCCTGTCAAGGGGTGTCTCGGAATTGcggcggagatgatggcCCGCAGCGTGCAAGGGAAATCCGATCAGTGAGCCGGTGGGAATCCACCAAATGTGTGGCATGGAGCCTGAGTTGCCAGTGCCAGCGGGGGGGCCATGGTAGCCGAGGTAGTCCAACACAGGTAGGACGATGGTGTCCCAGAGCCAGCTGAGCGTCTCGACCGACTGCGGATCTGAGCTGCGGGCTTGGATGGATTGGATATCGAGGTTGGGCAGTTCAAGACTAGATATTTTGTCCGCCTGAATCACCAATGCATTGCAGCGGTGCGACGTAACATTTAGTGCAACAATTGGTCCATCCTTTGCCGCATGCAGCATATCAGTCTCGGTTGCATGGCTCATGAAGCCCTCAAACATTGGCTTCTTGCGAATCGACTCAATCGCTCTGGTCAGCTTGTCCTCGTAGATCCGGCGGGCATATTGACACCTAAGCCCGACACGGTACCTGTGATTTTCGATATCTTCCACTGCCCTCAAAGCGCGCGCCATGGCACTGTTTTCGTCAAGAAAAGCGCGGCTTTTGGTGAATTGTTCTACCAGCTCAGGAGTAGACTCGCTCAAACTGGAAATGTCACCTCCGCGTAGATTGAGGAGTGAGCTTGACGGTACCGCTCGACCCGTCTCGAGTAGGGTCATGGCATAGGATGCGCTTTTATCGAAATGGAGAGCAGACGCTGCCGAATCTGAGCCGATGCCGAGAGCTTGACTAAGAATGCGCTGCTTGTCCTGGGTATTGAGAGAGTATGAGATCGATACTGGTACGAGCTTGGCATAAGTTTCAACTGCAGCCTCCGCACGATCGCGATCGCGGCTGTCGAACACGCCTGGCAGCGACAGAAACTCCCTCCCAGCTAGGATTCGGACGTGGACAAGAGCCCACCTTTGCGTCAAGGCGGTGAAGAACAGGTCTTGTGCCTGCCGAAGACTTTTTTTATCGCGGAGACGATGGAACCTAAAAAGGTGAACACGCGCAAGATTGTAGAGGAGGGTTGCCGTCTGGGGACTCGATTCTGGGCTTGTGTTGATTGCAGCCTCCAGTAACTCGATGGCTTCGTCGGTTTCTTGGCGCTGTCGGTTGGAGGTCGTACAACCATTGTCCAAGCGCACGGGTTGCCAGTTGCACTGCTTCCGCTAAGTCCTCGCGATCACCTTCCCCGGAATATCGATCACCTAACAATGCGGCCAGATTGTTATGACGGCCTGGAAGGTCGTCGGAGGTGTCCGTGTTTTTGATGACTTCGCGCATCAGAACAATAGCCTCGTCGATATCGTCCTTGTTGCCGAGACGGAGGTATCTGTCCCCGAGATAATTCTACATTAATGACCGAGATCAAGCCCAGTGCCTCATCGTCTCTCTGACCCGTCTGCCACTAACTGAGCTGCTCTGGCGTCACCGGTGCGAACATCTGCATTGTGCGGTAGGCGTCCCTCTTGGCTTCTGTGTTGTCGTGTCTTCCAGCTTCCTTGACAAAGCGTCGGCAGCCGCATTGTCGCTCCCCGGGCGGAAAGTGATGTGGAAGTTATAGCCTGAGAGCTCCTCGGCCCATGCTGCCTGTCTGATGTTCAGGATTTTCTTGGTACTGAAGTACTTTAACGCCTCGTGGTCGGATATAATAAGAAAGGGGTCTTTATGCTGCAAACCCCTTAGTTCCGCCGACCAGAACTGAATCGCCTTGACGACGGCCATCGACTCCTTGTCGTGAATGTGGTAGTTATGCTCCGCGCCCCTCAGAGTCTGCGACCAATAGCCCACTGGATGCCAATCTTGGTCCTTCTCCTGGAATTGAGAGAGTATACCCGCTATTACTCCCTGCGACGAGTCGGTCTCTAGTCTCGTCGGCttgtggtgggagaagtgCTTCAACACCGGAGTACTCAGCATCCGGCGCTTAAGCTCTTCGAAGGCTGCCTCGCAATCGGGCGACCAATCCCACTCAGTGTCTTTTCTGGTCAATAGCGTCAATGGACGGGCGATTCGTCTATGTTCCCTAATAAAACGGCGGTAGAAGTTGCAAAACCCAAGGAAAGACTGCACTCCCTTCACGTTAGTAGGCCTCTCCCAGTTTCGCACCGCCTCGGTCTTCTTTGGATTTACCTTGATCCCAGAAGTTGTAATCACAAACCCCAAGTACTCCGTATTTATGGTGTAAAACTCGCACTTCTCGATATCGGCCTGTAGCCCCGCGGCCCGCAGCCGATTCAACACCTTGAGGACATGCTCACGGTGTTACGTCTCGCTATCCGAATAGATTAGGATATCGTCGGTATACGCGCTGCAGAAATCGTCGATATAATCTTGCAACGTTCGGTTAATAAATCTCGGGAAGGTGGCCGGGCCGTTATACAGGCCAAACGGTAACACTTTGTACTTGAATGCTCCTTGTCTCGTGCGGAAGGCCGTCAACGCCTCGCTCTCGGGATCCATCCTCACTCGGTTAAATGCCTAACGGATATCAATCTTTGGAAAGATCTTCGCCTTCGAAATTCTCCCCATCGTCTCATCAATCAACGGTAGCGGGTAGCAATCTTTGATCGTCTTCGCGTTTAGCTTACGGTAGTCCACGCAAAACCTCAGCGATCTATTTGCCTTTCGCACAAATAGGATAGCTGAAGCCCACGGTTCACCACTCGGTATAATCCATCCCTTCTGCAGCATCTTGATGACGTATTCCCTGCTAGCGTCCAGCTCTTCTGCCGATATCTTGTATAGCGGGCTGTAGCCGATATTCTTAGGTTTCTCTTGCGGCAGTAACTCGATCTTGTGATTAGTATTATGGCGGAATGGGGGCAGTCCGTCGGACTCAGTTTTGCTGAAGACGTCGAGATATTTGTAGTAACACTTTGGTAGCTCTCTCAACACCATTTCCCGTagttcctcgtcgtcctttTCTAGCCCATTAAccttcttatcctcctcGATCCTCTTATACTCGATAACAGCATCCAACTCATCCAGCGTCAAGAATCCCGCTTCCCATCGCTCCGTCTTAACCATCATGTTATATGCTACTTCGCCAATCACTGCCATGTCATTTTCCTCCCACTTCTCGGGCCTCCCTTCCTCGAAGAAACCCCCTTTCCTCTTCTTATCCGGCAGAGACCTCGTCTCTCCCCTCAGAACCCGCTGCATCTTGCTGGCTTCCTCTGTTGAGCAGTCCGGCTTTGTCTCAGGAATGGATATCGCCTGCGGGGCGGCCTCCCGCGGCCTTCCCAGCTGCTTTTCCAATTCCTTGATGCGTTCTTTGATCAGCACATCATTCCTTCTACGCCGGTCTTCTCTCTCCAGCCATGCCTCAACTGCTGCGACCTGCGCATCCAGCTCCTTTTTCCACTTCTTTCTGTCCTTAGACCGATAACTCTGCCTTGGCGGCATACTATCGGGGAACAAGAGCCTTCGCCGCGAAGAGTCAATCAGCACATCGTATTGCTCAAAGAACTTCTTCCCCAGAATAACATCGTGCTTGGCGTCAATGACCAGCATCGGTTGCCGGGAGAATGTACGACCCTGTACCCTCAGGTCCCCTCTTAACGCTACATTAATAATATGTGAAGGCTTTCCGTCAAACCCTCCGATAGGCCGGGGTTTGAAATCCTCCAGCCTTTCCGATATCATACTTTTCCGCAACTTCTTCGCATAGGACACGCTAATAAACGTCTCCATTTGCTCCCGTGTCCACAAGACCGTTAGTAATATGAAAAGTCTCATTAATACCTATGGAAATAGGTATCATAAAGGGTTTTCCTCCCAAGCGCTCCTCCAATAAGTCGGGAGTCGTTTTCTTTCCTACTGTCGTCATTGTTGCCACATCCCCTGGATGGGAGTCCATATTATCCAGGGTGTTTAGTTTTCCTCCTCGGAGGAGTCGTCGCTCTGGTTCAGCTTCTCTTTattggaggggggtttggacTTGGACTTGGAAGCCTTCTGAGTGGAAGTCTTCTCCTACTCATCCTTATTATCCTTATCCCAGGTCTTCTATAGGTTAGCGATACGAGCCTCGCGCTCCTTATTATTGTCCTTAAACTTCTTCTTATCAGGTACCTTAATATAGTTTTTACTAAAATAATTTTTTTCGCCCTAAAGCAAGTATTTTCCAGCCTCGTAGCGCTTACctacctttttttttaaaaagcTTTTGGTTGGCCTTAGGACTACTGCTCCCTAATTAGCCACTAAAGGAACTAAACCTATTATTACCGGAGTTATTACGCCGACCTTTATAGCGACTTTAGCTATTACCAGCGttattttctttctttgtATTCTAAACATTAATAAATTCCTTGATTAAAGCGATCTCGGCGTTTAACTAAATAAAATTCTTAGAAATAACGGCGGGATTAATATAGTAAGCTGCTAAAGCCTTTTATAACGAATCTAAAAAAATAACGGACCTTTTATTTCtattttaatttataataaccGATCTCTTTagttaaatatataaaaatatttttaaaaataaagaaTTTAATAGGCTTCTCGAGTTTTACGTCGTTAACGTCAGCTaatattttttctttaaaattataatcgttatacttatattatattgATAGCTAGTAAGCCCTGATAGGCCTATAATAAAGAACCTATACAGGGTTGCTGCAAAATACAGCAGTGCGCAAGCAGAAGCGGGAAGATATGACAGCAGTGCCAAAGGAAAGTAAAGCACTGTAATACAGTGAGGTATAAAGAATAAAAATTGCTTTTATTGCCTTTTGCATTGGCTTTTGCCCTTGACTTTTACCTTACACTTTAGCtttaagaaaagaaagaaaaaaactaTTCTacagaaaagaagagaggttAATATATAGGCCTTCGTAGGCTTACTGTAGGTTCTGTAGGCCCTGGAAGCCCCTATACCACTTTAGGGTATTTAGTAGGCTTAAGTAAGTCTAGTGGAAACCTACGGAAATTTATCGAATTTTTAGTAGCAAGGGTGCCCTGTAAATTACACCCTTGTGGCAACTTAGTACGTAAGCTTGCAGCTACTTTAGAAGGTTCTAGTATTTATTAACTAAGCTTCAGGCTATAGTAGCTCTGTAAGCCTTTAAGGGTCCCTTATAAAGAATATTTTAAAGGGATCCAAGTTAGGAAGTTCCGTTACTGTTTATAGTAGTACTGCCCACTGTAAAACCAATCTATAGGGCAGTAAATAAAGCACTTAATAGTACCCACACGATaacatatatatattttattaatcGATTAGgataattaatttaaataaaatTTTTATTACGcaaataaaaaattaaagcTTTAGAAATTTTATCGCAAATATAACTTTTAATATAAGCGAATAAAGTACGATTATTAACGAAATAAttatgtgacgaacccctatccagaacctctaaaagggacacTAGTTAAAAgcacttttaaataatcttagtacggtatagctaaatagtatacaATAAACAGCTTGTTTTAATCACAATAGTCGTAACATTATAACTAAGGCTTaatattgcatactgcggaactatctatctacaccagctagttcctctatatatatagactttAGGACCTTAAGGTCTCGCCT
The sequence above is a segment of the Podospora pseudoanserina strain CBS 124.78 chromosome 5, whole genome shotgun sequence genome. Coding sequences within it:
- a CDS encoding hypothetical protein (COG:O; EggNog:ENOG503NY6D), with the protein product MVRQETDEAIELLEAAINTSPESSPQTATLLYNLARVHLFRFHRLRDKKSLRQAQDLFFTALTQRWALVHVRILAGREFLSLPGVFDSRDRDRAEAAVETYAKLVPVSISYSLNTQDKQRILSQALGIGSDSAASALHFDKSASYAMTLLETGRAVPSSSLLNLRGGDISSLSESTPELVEQFTKSRAFLDENSAMARALRAVEDIENHRYRVGLRCQYARRIYEDKLTRAIESIRKKPMFEGFMSHATETDMLHAAKDGPIVALNVTSHRCNALVIQADKISSLELPNLDIQSIQARSSDPQSVETLSWLWDTIVLPVLDYLGYHGPPAGTGNSGSMPHIWWIPTGSLIGFPLHAAGHHLRRNSETPLDRVVSSYSLCVNVLIRTRQQRRDHLAGTLRSQKALIVSAPRPPGQQALHHAEDEAKVVCQVYHSHDFPRYHGVHDIVKRLKSCCILHFIGHGKTDKQDPSGSALILDNGDELAINELVETALNSNPPFLAYLSACGTGRVGNETATDELHLAAAFQVAGFRHIIATLWDVDDQLCVDMAKKVYTSLETT